A genome region from Marispirochaeta aestuarii includes the following:
- a CDS encoding Ldh family oxidoreductase gives MSDEMIRVQAEELKNLAVMRLCEAGMTVPDAETVAGILVFADLRGTHSHGVLRVEHYVERIIKGGINLEPDLSVKEIRPVVGLIDADGGMGHIAAKMATEKAIEIARDQGIALIGVKNSSHCGALAYYVNMALEEKMASMVSANTDSAVVPFGGKKRFFGTNPFAFGFPGESGSILLDMATSEVAFGKIFYAREKGIKIPEGWAVTEDGEFTTDANAAYSLFPFGGYKGYGINMMVEALTGLLVGGVFGPHVKPMYSDLESFRNLSGFHLVIDPSIFTGPAVFSTAQAMIDELHSQPPAPGHEKVMVPGELEAAAMKRSLSDGIDIPSGIYNYLKGKK, from the coding sequence ATGTCAGATGAAATGATCAGAGTGCAGGCAGAAGAGCTGAAAAATCTTGCCGTTATGCGTCTATGTGAGGCGGGAATGACAGTCCCCGATGCAGAAACAGTTGCCGGAATCCTTGTTTTTGCAGATTTACGGGGCACCCACTCCCACGGAGTTCTGCGGGTCGAACATTACGTCGAAAGAATTATCAAGGGCGGAATCAACCTTGAACCCGATTTATCCGTGAAAGAGATCAGGCCGGTTGTTGGTCTCATCGATGCAGACGGGGGTATGGGCCATATCGCTGCAAAAATGGCCACTGAAAAAGCCATTGAAATCGCCAGGGATCAGGGAATCGCCCTCATCGGCGTAAAGAACAGCAGCCACTGCGGCGCCCTTGCCTATTACGTCAATATGGCGCTGGAAGAAAAGATGGCTTCCATGGTTTCAGCGAACACCGATTCCGCGGTCGTTCCCTTCGGCGGGAAAAAACGTTTCTTTGGTACAAACCCCTTCGCTTTTGGTTTTCCGGGTGAAAGCGGTTCCATTCTTCTTGACATGGCAACCAGCGAAGTGGCCTTCGGCAAGATCTTCTATGCCCGGGAAAAAGGAATAAAAATACCGGAAGGATGGGCGGTAACCGAAGACGGCGAGTTCACTACCGACGCCAATGCGGCTTATTCACTTTTTCCCTTCGGAGGATACAAGGGTTACGGCATCAACATGATGGTGGAAGCTTTGACGGGCCTGCTGGTCGGCGGGGTTTTCGGCCCCCATGTGAAGCCGATGTACAGTGACCTTGAATCCTTCCGTAACCTTTCCGGATTTCACCTTGTTATAGATCCTTCCATCTTTACCGGTCCCGCCGTCTTCTCTACAGCGCAGGCTATGATAGACGAACTCCATTCTCAGCCCCCAGCTCCCGGTCATGAGAAGGTAATGGTTCCTGGCGAACTGGAAGCCGCTGCAATGAAACGCAGCCTCTCTGATGGTATCGACATACCCTCAGGCATATACAACTACCTTAAAGGAAAAAAATAA